One Calditrichia bacterium DNA window includes the following coding sequences:
- a CDS encoding c-type cytochrome: MKSNVICKRIAEFVAATFLCFSNALFASPQVPDSLIAELGCAGCHANLPATHLTAQIPDLSFAGLRYQPAYLFEYLQNPQKIRKHIGNSRMPDFHLQPDEALALTLFLSEQQFVPQSAGEIPETLQKWENPAVEISEIDQKIRSEYACLSCHSFNGAGEQISVDLATIGYRLKPEFVQQYLASPAVFGIAAAVMPPQFFAPENAFEPRYPDAATRVQNLTAFLMATGKEQRSKMEQVFAAAKEKFPAATVATGETIFRSQQCVGCHNHSQISAANRQLAPDLTGLGDRVQPEWLKEYLKKSHAIRPFGYQPGSGSRMPDFRLTDAEAETIAAYLLTVKSSRRLPEIPFEITPLSGFSMNKTTQLLNEKLPCIGCHTIGETGGKIGPNLNSVNLRLMPDYLWAIISDPQAVLPHNHMPKIPMPESWRENIFKFLHQQSNAATTTEATYLSLVNHPVTLPGENKNTAELYAQMCGICHGETGDGNGYNARYLPVSPTAHSDSAYMSTRQDAALYDGIAAGGFVMNRSHAMPPFLETLTKAQIADLVKYMRKLCNCEAPSWSRDGSR; the protein is encoded by the coding sequence TTGAAATCAAATGTAATATGCAAACGGATCGCCGAATTTGTTGCGGCAACCTTTCTATGTTTCAGTAATGCACTGTTTGCATCGCCGCAAGTGCCGGACTCGCTGATCGCGGAACTGGGTTGCGCCGGCTGCCACGCCAATTTGCCTGCGACACATCTGACAGCGCAAATTCCGGATTTGAGCTTTGCCGGATTGCGATACCAACCCGCCTATTTGTTTGAATATCTGCAAAATCCTCAAAAAATACGGAAGCACATCGGGAATTCCCGAATGCCTGATTTTCACCTGCAACCCGATGAGGCATTGGCGCTAACCCTTTTTTTGAGCGAACAACAATTTGTACCGCAGAGCGCCGGTGAAATTCCCGAGACGCTCCAAAAATGGGAAAATCCGGCTGTCGAGATTTCGGAAATTGATCAAAAAATTCGCAGCGAATACGCCTGTTTGAGCTGCCACAGTTTCAACGGTGCAGGTGAACAGATTTCCGTAGATTTGGCAACTATCGGTTACCGGCTAAAACCGGAATTTGTGCAACAATATCTCGCATCGCCGGCGGTTTTTGGCATTGCCGCAGCGGTGATGCCGCCCCAGTTTTTTGCGCCGGAAAATGCGTTCGAACCGCGTTATCCCGATGCTGCCACCCGCGTTCAGAATCTGACTGCATTTCTGATGGCAACTGGAAAAGAGCAGCGCAGCAAAATGGAGCAGGTTTTTGCTGCCGCAAAAGAAAAATTTCCGGCGGCAACGGTTGCGACCGGCGAAACTATTTTCCGGTCACAACAGTGCGTTGGCTGCCATAACCATTCGCAAATTTCTGCAGCAAATCGGCAATTAGCGCCGGATTTAACGGGACTTGGCGATCGGGTTCAACCGGAATGGCTGAAAGAATATCTGAAAAAATCGCACGCGATCCGCCCGTTCGGATACCAGCCGGGGAGCGGCAGCCGAATGCCGGATTTCCGGTTGACAGATGCGGAAGCCGAAACCATCGCAGCGTATTTGCTGACCGTAAAATCGTCCCGAAGATTGCCGGAAATCCCTTTTGAAATCACGCCGCTTTCGGGATTTTCGATGAATAAAACCACCCAATTGCTGAATGAAAAATTGCCCTGCATCGGTTGCCACACGATTGGCGAAACGGGCGGGAAAATCGGGCCAAACCTGAATTCAGTAAATTTGCGATTGATGCCCGATTACCTCTGGGCAATTATTTCCGATCCGCAGGCCGTGCTGCCTCACAACCACATGCCCAAAATTCCCATGCCGGAAAGCTGGCGTGAGAATATTTTTAAGTTTTTGCATCAACAAAGTAATGCCGCAACAACAACCGAAGCTACGTACTTATCACTGGTCAACCACCCGGTTACGCTGCCCGGTGAAAATAAAAATACGGCTGAGCTGTACGCTCAAATGTGTGGCATCTGCCACGGCGAAACCGGCGATGGCAACGGCTACAACGCCCGCTATTTGCCCGTTTCACCCACGGCTCACAGCGATTCAGCCTATATGTCCACCCGGCAGGATGCCGCATTGTATGATGGCATCGCCGCCGGCGGATTTGTAATGAACCGTAGCCACGCCATGCCGCCATTTCTGGAAACGTTAACCAAAGCGCAAATTGCCGATTTAGTGAAATATATGCGTAAGCTATGCAATTGCGAAGCGCCGAGCTGGTCGCGGGATGGCAGCCGATGA
- a CDS encoding ammonia-forming cytochrome c nitrite reductase subunit c552, with protein sequence MKTNLRRQPLIWVSFVFAMSFFSIVFSGCGGENSDKPIKFPAVKPYSSTEIAREDFVGAAVCGGCHEAQYLEWKESTHGKAGGEPDAVKIIAKFDGQPLRFKDATVTPLKRDGKYFFAIEPNGQPTFEIPVVAVVGGGHMVGGGTQTFFVQAPDGTMRFLPFDFSRHRGIWFAQLRDNLHWMPISENIALTDLANWPPHRMLGSLENYSNCQNCHASQVTVALNAETQRYETEYTSLSINCESCHGPGKQHVILMNQPGHETFENIGLNSLATLSKDASLELCFRCHAIKDELQPGYIDGKPLEDYFSLKLPLLAEEQHTVDGRVIGFSYQENHLFSDCYINGSMTCVDCHSPHSLNYRDNFGKPLASRFDDGQCTGCHPSYIDSPEHTKHPMNSDGSRCVHCHMPYLQEKGVGSEIPYARSDHTIAIPRPAFDASIGLENACQKCHQNMSIDQLEAKTREWYGDLKPRNAVVQAFIDALNIRDHKTAADLLLQPDARHPIAQVRSLFVYIRRFLRAQMSNGDPVVIDKLRQLAHSTDVDLKAFSLMALHFGYGNNLDVRQFLHDQLAALGAQDFPVRRRWVLGLDYLGTQYFLNNDLQSAIVCYQKALDIQPDEYFVLLNLAQVFRQLPNISAAAECYEKLIELKPQSISLYLELSDVYLQNGQAQQARETVENGLRISPDNPDLQQQLTRIERQLSN encoded by the coding sequence ATGAAAACAAATTTGAGAAGGCAACCGCTGATCTGGGTAAGTTTTGTTTTTGCGATGAGTTTTTTTTCCATTGTTTTCTCTGGCTGTGGTGGCGAAAACAGCGATAAACCAATCAAATTTCCGGCGGTAAAACCCTACTCGTCAACCGAAATTGCCAGAGAAGATTTTGTGGGTGCCGCAGTTTGCGGCGGTTGCCATGAAGCGCAATATCTTGAATGGAAGGAATCAACCCACGGAAAAGCCGGCGGTGAGCCGGATGCAGTGAAAATTATCGCCAAATTTGACGGGCAACCCCTCCGGTTTAAAGATGCGACAGTCACTCCGCTAAAACGCGACGGTAAATATTTTTTTGCGATCGAGCCGAACGGACAGCCAACATTTGAAATTCCGGTAGTTGCTGTAGTGGGGGGCGGGCACATGGTTGGCGGCGGCACACAAACATTTTTTGTGCAGGCGCCGGATGGCACAATGCGATTTTTGCCGTTCGATTTTAGTCGACATCGCGGCATCTGGTTTGCGCAACTCCGCGATAATTTGCACTGGATGCCCATTTCTGAAAATATCGCGCTGACCGATTTGGCAAATTGGCCGCCCCACCGCATGTTGGGCTCGCTGGAAAATTATTCGAACTGCCAAAATTGTCACGCCAGTCAGGTGACCGTTGCGCTGAATGCGGAAACGCAGCGCTACGAAACGGAATACACCAGTCTCAGCATCAACTGCGAATCGTGCCACGGTCCGGGAAAACAGCATGTGATACTGATGAATCAGCCCGGACATGAAACATTTGAAAATATTGGACTTAACTCGCTCGCCACGCTGAGCAAAGATGCCTCGCTGGAGCTGTGTTTTCGCTGTCACGCCATCAAAGATGAACTGCAACCGGGTTACATCGACGGCAAACCGTTGGAAGATTATTTCTCGCTGAAATTGCCGTTGCTGGCGGAGGAGCAGCACACCGTTGACGGGCGCGTGATCGGGTTCAGTTATCAGGAAAACCACCTGTTCAGCGATTGCTACATCAACGGATCGATGACTTGCGTGGATTGCCACTCGCCGCATTCGCTGAATTATCGCGATAATTTCGGCAAACCGCTGGCCAGCCGCTTCGATGACGGTCAGTGTACCGGTTGCCATCCGAGTTACATCGATTCGCCGGAGCACACCAAACATCCCATGAATTCCGATGGCAGCCGCTGCGTGCATTGCCACATGCCGTATTTGCAGGAAAAAGGGGTCGGTAGCGAAATTCCATACGCGCGTTCGGATCACACCATCGCCATTCCACGTCCAGCGTTTGATGCATCGATAGGGCTGGAAAACGCCTGCCAGAAATGCCATCAAAATATGTCGATAGATCAGTTGGAAGCAAAAACCCGCGAATGGTATGGCGATCTGAAACCTCGGAACGCAGTGGTGCAGGCGTTTATTGATGCGCTGAACATCCGCGATCACAAAACAGCCGCAGATCTGCTGTTGCAGCCCGATGCGCGGCACCCGATTGCCCAGGTGCGCTCGCTGTTTGTCTATATTCGCCGCTTTTTGCGTGCCCAAATGAGCAATGGTGATCCGGTTGTGATTGACAAATTGCGCCAGCTTGCCCACAGCACCGATGTCGATTTGAAAGCGTTTTCGTTGATGGCGCTGCATTTTGGATATGGCAATAATCTGGATGTGAGGCAATTTTTGCACGATCAGCTTGCCGCGCTCGGTGCGCAGGATTTCCCGGTTCGGCGGCGCTGGGTGTTGGGGTTGGATTATCTGGGGACGCAATATTTTCTGAACAACGATTTGCAGAGTGCAATTGTGTGCTACCAAAAAGCATTGGACATTCAGCCGGATGAGTATTTTGTTCTGCTGAATCTGGCGCAGGTGTTTCGGCAATTGCCCAATATTTCCGCTGCTGCTGAATGCTATGAAAAGCTGATTGAACTGAAGCCGCAATCGATATCGCTGTATCTGGAATTGAGCGATGTGTATTTGCAAAACGGGCAAGCTCAACAAGCGCGGGAAACCGTCGAAAACGGTTTGCGAATCTCCCCGGATAACCCGGATTTACAACAGCAACTCACCCGAATTGAACGGCAACTGTCCAATTAA
- a CDS encoding J domain-containing protein: protein MSAQRDYYKVLGVSETASQDEIKQAYRRLAKQHHPDSQGGNKAAEEKFKMISEAYSVLGDAEKRQKYDMMRRHGFSSDGFNFGGNSRRGEPGQNPFGGGFSGNLHDIFSNLFGDSPEDNPFSGGGFDDRFTRTQRQKVARGADMESTITVPFEMAVNGGETVIKTGSGKRIKIKIPEGAEDGKKIRLRGQGAPSPNSGEPGDLYLTIKVAAHAEFERRGFDIYSNVYINIAEAVLGTEVFANTVSGKKVKLKIPPGTSSGKVFRLPNMGIKAEGKEGNHYVRIEIDVPPNLSMGQKREFKSWAKKLGLI, encoded by the coding sequence ATGAGTGCCCAAAGGGATTATTACAAGGTGCTTGGCGTAAGCGAAACGGCTTCTCAGGATGAGATAAAGCAGGCGTATCGCCGGTTGGCGAAACAACACCATCCGGATTCGCAGGGTGGCAACAAAGCCGCCGAAGAAAAGTTCAAGATGATCAGCGAAGCGTACAGCGTTTTGGGTGACGCGGAAAAACGCCAAAAATATGACATGATGCGCCGCCATGGCTTTTCGAGCGACGGATTCAATTTTGGCGGAAATTCCCGGCGTGGCGAACCCGGTCAAAATCCTTTTGGGGGCGGTTTCTCCGGTAATTTGCATGATATTTTCAGCAATTTATTTGGTGACAGCCCCGAAGATAATCCCTTTAGCGGCGGCGGTTTCGATGACCGGTTTACCCGAACCCAACGCCAGAAAGTCGCGCGCGGCGCAGATATGGAATCGACCATCACCGTTCCGTTCGAAATGGCGGTAAACGGCGGCGAAACCGTAATCAAAACCGGCAGCGGCAAACGTATCAAAATCAAAATCCCGGAAGGCGCAGAAGACGGGAAAAAAATCCGGCTGCGCGGACAGGGCGCGCCATCGCCAAATAGCGGCGAGCCCGGCGATTTGTATTTAACAATCAAAGTTGCCGCACATGCGGAATTCGAGCGGCGTGGATTTGATATTTATTCCAATGTATATATCAATATTGCAGAGGCTGTGTTAGGCACAGAAGTTTTTGCAAATACCGTTTCCGGGAAAAAAGTAAAGCTGAAAATTCCACCGGGAACCAGCAGCGGCAAAGTTTTCCGTTTGCCGAATATGGGTATTAAAGCGGAAGGCAAAGAGGGCAACCACTACGTTCGCATCGAAATTGATGTGCCACCCAACCTGTCCATGGGACAAAAACGGGAATTTAAATCTTGGGCAAAAAAACTCGGATTGATTTAA
- the lon gene encoding endopeptidase La gives MNIKKITKGEIPEVLPIISVRNTVFFPHQFIPLAIGRPKSLRLIEYAVREDSLIGVVAQRDGTIDDPNKEDLYKIGTIARVLKVIDLPDGSKSAFIQGLIRFKITRYTETEPFFAAEIEALDDIVPEDELNIEAMATNLKNQFQRASDLAPEITTEHQAMIANLHEPGIVSDLIIAFSNVQVEQKQQILEIVNLEERLKKVTTFFNRYLQTLELGKKIQSDVQDEINRGQREMYLRQQLKAIQKELGEFDDSSDVSELRKRLEEIKMPDEARKVAEKEMDRLSRMHPASAEYTVARTYLDWLLDLPWFVSSEDNLDIKLVNEQLESDHFGLENVKKRILEYLAVRKLKNDMRGPILCFVGPPGVGKTSLGRSIADSLGRKFVRLSLGGIRDEAEIRGHRRTYIGALPGRIIQGIKRAGTNNPVFMLDEIDKVGSDFRGDPSAALLEVLDPEQNHTFSDHYLEVPFDLTKVMFIATANMQETIIPALRDRMEVIEIPSYIEQEKVEIAKRFLLPKQIKEHGLSEESVTITDDAIRTVISGHTREAGVRNLERKIAGICRGIAKDVAAGTATSATVDDGDVQRYLGAEKFYSEVAERIDEPGIATGLSWTPSGGAILFIEAHKMPGKGKLVLTGQLGDVMKESAQAALSYIRARTEDFDIEADFHDKYDIHIHVPAGAIPKDGPSAGITLFTALLSLLKGKRVGNDIAMTGEISLRGKVLPVGGIKEKVLAAHRAGIKKIILPERNRADLEEIPETVMKEMTFILVKNMNEVRKIAIDGASINFKPDSVIESWNDPEIIHTGVAQEVQA, from the coding sequence ATGAATATCAAAAAGATTACAAAAGGTGAAATACCGGAAGTGCTGCCGATTATTTCGGTACGAAACACGGTATTTTTCCCGCATCAATTTATCCCGCTGGCGATTGGCCGTCCGAAATCGCTGCGATTGATAGAATATGCCGTTCGGGAAGATTCGCTGATCGGCGTGGTTGCCCAACGCGATGGCACCATCGACGATCCGAACAAAGAAGATTTATACAAAATAGGCACCATCGCCAGGGTTCTGAAAGTTATTGATCTGCCGGACGGCAGCAAAAGCGCTTTCATTCAGGGGCTGATCCGGTTTAAAATTACCCGTTACACGGAAACAGAGCCGTTTTTTGCAGCGGAAATTGAAGCGCTGGACGACATCGTTCCCGAAGATGAACTGAACATCGAAGCGATGGCGACCAACCTGAAAAACCAGTTTCAACGGGCATCGGATCTGGCGCCGGAAATAACTACCGAACATCAGGCGATGATCGCGAATTTGCACGAACCGGGAATTGTGAGCGATTTGATTATTGCGTTTTCCAATGTGCAAGTTGAGCAAAAACAACAAATTCTGGAAATTGTAAATCTGGAAGAACGACTGAAAAAGGTCACCACTTTTTTCAATCGGTATTTGCAAACACTAGAATTGGGCAAAAAAATTCAGTCGGATGTGCAAGACGAAATCAATCGCGGACAGCGGGAAATGTATCTGCGCCAGCAGCTGAAAGCCATCCAGAAAGAGCTGGGTGAATTTGATGATTCCTCCGACGTGAGCGAATTGCGCAAACGATTGGAAGAAATAAAAATGCCCGATGAAGCCCGCAAAGTTGCGGAAAAAGAAATGGATCGCCTGTCCCGCATGCATCCGGCTTCGGCTGAATATACGGTTGCCCGGACATATCTGGACTGGTTGCTGGACCTGCCGTGGTTTGTGAGCTCGGAAGATAATCTCGATATCAAATTGGTAAACGAACAACTGGAATCCGACCATTTTGGTTTGGAAAATGTCAAAAAACGGATTCTGGAATACCTCGCGGTGCGCAAATTGAAAAACGATATGCGCGGTCCGATTCTCTGTTTTGTCGGCCCTCCCGGCGTCGGAAAAACATCGTTGGGACGTTCGATTGCCGATTCGCTCGGGCGGAAATTTGTGCGGCTGTCGCTGGGCGGCATCCGTGACGAAGCGGAAATTCGCGGGCATCGCCGAACCTACATCGGGGCGTTACCGGGACGCATTATCCAGGGCATTAAACGCGCAGGAACCAATAATCCGGTGTTCATGCTGGATGAAATCGACAAAGTGGGTTCGGATTTCCGGGGCGATCCTTCTGCCGCGTTGCTGGAAGTGCTCGATCCCGAACAAAATCACACATTCAGCGACCACTATCTGGAAGTGCCGTTCGACCTGACAAAAGTGATGTTTATCGCCACCGCGAACATGCAGGAAACCATCATTCCGGCACTGCGCGACCGGATGGAAGTCATCGAAATTCCCAGTTACATCGAGCAAGAAAAGGTCGAAATCGCCAAACGCTTTTTGTTGCCGAAACAAATTAAAGAACACGGTTTGAGCGAAGAATCAGTGACCATTACCGATGACGCTATCCGCACGGTGATTTCCGGGCATACCCGCGAAGCCGGCGTCCGGAATCTGGAGCGCAAAATTGCCGGTATTTGTCGCGGTATTGCGAAAGATGTCGCTGCAGGCACTGCTACTTCCGCAACTGTGGACGACGGCGATGTACAACGGTATCTCGGTGCCGAAAAATTTTACAGCGAAGTTGCCGAGCGCATTGACGAACCCGGCATTGCAACCGGGCTTTCATGGACGCCCTCCGGCGGTGCGATTTTGTTTATCGAAGCGCACAAAATGCCCGGCAAAGGCAAGCTGGTGCTCACCGGACAACTGGGCGATGTGATGAAAGAATCGGCGCAGGCGGCGCTGAGTTACATTCGTGCCCGCACGGAAGATTTCGATATCGAAGCGGATTTTCACGATAAATACGACATCCATATTCACGTGCCCGCGGGCGCAATTCCCAAAGATGGTCCATCTGCCGGAATCACACTGTTTACGGCGCTGCTCTCGCTGCTGAAAGGCAAACGCGTCGGCAACGACATCGCCATGACCGGCGAAATCAGCCTTCGCGGGAAAGTGCTGCCGGTTGGCGGCATCAAAGAAAAAGTGCTGGCAGCGCATCGTGCCGGCATCAAAAAAATTATTTTACCGGAACGAAATCGCGCCGATCTGGAAGAAATTCCGGAAACCGTGATGAAAGAAATGACCTTTATTCTCGTCAAAAACATGAACGAAGTGCGGAAGATTGCCATCGATGGTGCTTCCATCAATTTCAAACCGGATTCTGTCATTGAAAGCTGGAACGATCCGGAAATTATTCATACGGGTGTGGCGCAGGAGGTTCAGGCATGA
- a CDS encoding SelT/SelW/SelH family protein, with amino-acid sequence MAATLKNAVGIEALLIESSGGVFEVKVGDRLIFSKKREKRFPMHEEILEMLKNNR; translated from the coding sequence TTGGCGGCTACGCTAAAAAATGCTGTTGGCATTGAAGCATTACTGATTGAATCCAGCGGTGGTGTTTTTGAGGTGAAAGTGGGGGACAGGCTGATTTTTTCCAAAAAACGGGAAAAACGGTTTCCCATGCATGAAGAAATTCTCGAGATGTTGAAGAATAATCGTTGA
- the selA gene encoding L-seryl-tRNA(Sec) selenium transferase, translated as MKKSTDLQALFRAIPSVQQLLQSESLNRFPVSPIYLKRIIQSEIDNFRQQLNENSRMSPEAVPAILEKRISQKIQTFTSPTLRRAINATGIILHTNMGRAPLATSAIAGLLSAAEHYCSVEFDLDNGKRGSRMSHVEHLICLITGAEAAVVVNNCAAAIFLTLSALCRRKEVPVSRGELVEIGGSFRIPEVMKSSGAKMLEIGTTNKTRLADYRAVISPKTGALLKVHTSNYRIVGFTESASLAELAELAKSHDIPLIYDMGSGALTDPKNWGLSGEPLAGDVLNSGTDVITFSGDKLLGGPQTGIIAGKKRFVEKIRKHHLARALRCDKLILAALAETLRLYLQPETLTETLPAAKLLSMEVEKIQQVAELVVQQINNPAIQLDIIETVSQVGSGALPLEQLPSIAVRIFAANGKSADQLSQRLREWETPVIGYIQDDALLLNLRTVRDDEVPIIIRALNSL; from the coding sequence ATGAAAAAATCGACTGATTTGCAGGCACTTTTTCGGGCGATTCCGTCTGTCCAGCAATTGTTGCAATCGGAATCGCTGAACCGGTTTCCCGTTTCGCCCATTTACCTCAAACGTATCATTCAGTCCGAAATCGATAACTTCCGACAGCAGCTGAACGAAAATTCCCGGATGTCACCGGAAGCGGTTCCGGCGATTCTCGAAAAGCGTATCTCCCAGAAAATACAGACATTTACCTCCCCTACTTTGCGACGTGCAATTAACGCAACGGGCATTATTTTGCACACAAACATGGGTCGCGCACCGTTGGCAACATCCGCGATAGCCGGATTGCTTTCCGCAGCGGAACACTATTGCAGCGTGGAATTTGATCTCGATAACGGCAAACGTGGCAGCCGGATGTCGCATGTGGAACACCTGATATGCCTGATTACCGGTGCGGAAGCTGCGGTGGTGGTTAACAACTGTGCGGCAGCAATTTTTTTGACGCTATCTGCGCTGTGCCGCCGGAAAGAAGTGCCCGTTTCGCGGGGCGAATTGGTGGAAATCGGCGGATCGTTTCGCATCCCCGAAGTGATGAAATCCAGCGGTGCAAAAATGCTGGAAATCGGCACCACCAACAAAACCCGGCTGGCGGATTACCGCGCGGTAATTTCCCCAAAAACCGGCGCGCTGCTAAAAGTGCACACCAGCAATTACCGAATTGTGGGGTTCACCGAAAGCGCATCGCTGGCGGAACTGGCGGAGTTGGCCAAATCACACGATATTCCGTTGATTTACGACATGGGCAGCGGCGCATTAACCGATCCCAAAAATTGGGGGCTTTCCGGCGAACCGCTCGCCGGCGACGTGCTCAACAGCGGAACAGATGTGATCACATTCAGCGGCGACAAACTGCTCGGCGGACCACAAACCGGTATCATCGCCGGGAAAAAACGGTTTGTCGAGAAAATTCGCAAACATCATTTGGCCCGGGCATTGCGCTGTGACAAATTGATTTTAGCCGCACTCGCTGAAACGTTACGGCTCTATTTGCAACCGGAAACGCTGACGGAAACACTCCCGGCAGCCAAATTGTTGTCGATGGAAGTTGAAAAAATACAACAGGTTGCGGAACTTGTCGTTCAACAGATCAACAATCCGGCAATTCAACTGGATATTATCGAAACCGTTTCTCAGGTGGGTAGCGGCGCGCTGCCGCTGGAGCAGTTGCCATCCATCGCGGTGCGCATTTTTGCCGCAAACGGAAAATCCGCGGACCAGCTCAGCCAACGATTACGCGAATGGGAAACGCCGGTCATCGGCTATATTCAGGATGATGCGCTGCTGCTAAACCTGCGCACCGTTCGCGATGACGAGGTGCCGATCATCATTAGGGCGTTGAATTCGCTGTAA
- a CDS encoding HlyC/CorC family transporter: MEYEIFLYILVFIGLLGLSAFFSGSETAFFALSKSDIEKLKHSTDKAELRVANLLLDSRQLLVTIVVGNTIVNISTASLAAVLTTQIAHQFGFNHNIALFVDIVVVTLVLLITSEIIPKVIAVRNPHTYSRIAGAPLQLLHYMFFPITIFLTNLSKFVQNSLGLSADKTRLSEDELKTLVLLGEEEGRLEADEKEMIHSIFEFGETTVREIMVPRTDMVCVEVNATLDEVLEDIKDNLLSRIPVFEGRIDNVIGILYVKDLLPLLKKNRSDSFNLRTIVREAYFVPEQKMIDDLLRHFQKERIHMALVVDEYGGISGLVTLEDVIEEIVGEIQDEYDEEEPLITPVNDETYIVDGRLNLEELNDELHLNLPTEEGVETISGFILNLIGALPQENETVKYNGHEFTVEMIDRNRILKVRIARNNTDTDVENEKID; encoded by the coding sequence GTGGAATATGAAATATTCCTCTATATCCTTGTTTTTATTGGATTATTAGGACTTTCCGCTTTTTTTTCGGGTTCGGAAACCGCTTTTTTTGCGCTCTCTAAATCTGATATAGAAAAATTAAAACATTCGACGGACAAAGCAGAATTACGGGTTGCCAACCTGCTGCTTGATTCACGCCAGTTGCTGGTTACGATCGTTGTCGGTAATACCATCGTCAACATATCAACGGCATCGCTCGCTGCGGTTCTCACAACGCAAATAGCCCATCAATTCGGATTTAACCACAACATCGCACTTTTTGTTGATATTGTAGTGGTCACATTGGTGCTGCTCATTACCAGCGAAATTATCCCTAAAGTGATTGCCGTACGCAATCCGCACACTTATTCGCGAATTGCCGGCGCACCGTTGCAATTACTGCACTACATGTTTTTCCCGATCACTATTTTTCTCACAAATCTCAGCAAATTTGTGCAAAATTCATTGGGATTATCCGCAGACAAAACCCGGCTTTCAGAAGACGAATTGAAAACACTGGTGCTCCTCGGCGAAGAAGAGGGGCGTTTGGAAGCGGATGAAAAAGAGATGATCCACAGCATTTTCGAATTTGGCGAAACGACCGTGCGGGAAATTATGGTGCCGCGCACCGACATGGTTTGTGTAGAAGTAAACGCCACGCTGGACGAGGTGCTGGAAGATATTAAAGATAACCTGCTTTCAAGAATCCCGGTTTTTGAAGGGCGAATTGATAACGTGATCGGCATTTTATACGTAAAAGATTTGCTCCCGTTACTCAAAAAAAATCGCAGCGACAGCTTCAATCTGCGAACCATTGTCCGGGAAGCGTATTTTGTGCCGGAGCAAAAAATGATCGACGATTTGCTGCGGCATTTTCAAAAAGAGCGCATTCACATGGCGCTGGTGGTGGACGAATACGGCGGCATTTCCGGATTGGTAACGCTGGAAGATGTAATTGAAGAAATCGTTGGCGAAATTCAGGACGAATACGATGAGGAAGAACCATTGATCACTCCCGTCAACGACGAAACATATATTGTTGACGGCAGGCTGAATCTGGAAGAATTGAACGATGAACTGCACCTCAATTTGCCCACGGAAGAAGGGGTGGAAACCATCAGTGGATTTATCCTTAACCTGATTGGCGCACTGCCCCAGGAAAATGAAACCGTAAAATACAACGGTCACGAATTTACCGTGGAAATGATCGACCGAAACCGCATTCTGAAAGTGCGCATCGCCAGAAATAACACAGATACCGATGTCGAAAATGAAAAAATCGACTGA
- the ybeY gene encoding rRNA maturation RNase YbeY: MKTTIEVYNDYSELPLWDEAIVEFIQLIQKDEQLDATSITVVLVTDEYLRNLHREYLDDDTVTDVMTFNMVEGKPVEGEIYISVDRALDQAAVYNASIETELARLIVHGLLHLNGMDDHLEEERLMMRTSEDHYLAKYRQKISNFSM, from the coding sequence ATGAAAACAACCATTGAAGTGTATAACGATTACAGCGAATTGCCATTATGGGATGAAGCCATTGTCGAGTTTATTCAGTTGATTCAGAAAGATGAGCAATTGGATGCGACGAGTATTACGGTAGTGCTGGTAACTGATGAATATTTGCGAAATTTACATCGCGAATATCTCGACGACGATACGGTAACGGATGTAATGACCTTTAACATGGTTGAAGGAAAACCGGTTGAGGGAGAAATTTATATTTCTGTTGATCGCGCATTGGATCAGGCGGCAGTTTATAACGCGAGCATCGAAACGGAATTGGCGCGATTGATTGTTCACGGTTTGTTGCATCTCAACGGAATGGATGATCATCTGGAAGAAGAACGCCTGATGATGCGCACCAGCGAAGATCATTATCTTGCAAAATATCGCCAAAAAATCAGCAATTTTTCTATGTGA